In Tenacibaculum sp. 190524A02b, the genomic stretch AGGTATGTACACTCAGATGTAGACACTTTAGAACGTGTTGAAATTATGCAAGGTTTACGTAAAGGTTTATTTGATGTATTGATTGGTGTTAATTTATTACGTGAGGGATTAGATTTACCAGAAGTTTCCTTAGTTGCTATTTTAGATGCCGATAAAGAAGGTTTTTTACGTAGCCACCGCTCTTTAACTCAAACAGTAGGTAGAGCTGCACGTAATGTGAATGGAAAAGCTATTATGTATGCTGATAAAATTACCAACAGTATGCAAATGACTATTGATGAAACTAACCGACGTAGAGAAAAACAAATCAATTATAATACAGCACATAATATAACACCTACTCAAATAAATAAAAAGATTGATAATACACTTTCTAAAAGTGCAACCATTAGCTATCAGTATGACAATGCTATACAGAAAGCAGCCGAGCAGGATTTAGAATATTTACCGAAACAAGAAATTGAAAAACGTATCCGAGAAAAACGTAAACAAATGGAAGCTGCTGCTAAAAACTTAGATTTTATGGTAGCCGCACAATTACGTGATGAAATTGCTAATTTAAAATCTAAACTTTCATAAACTTCAATACTAACATTTTATACACTTTTTAAAAAACTTATACAAATAAGATAAATAAATACAAATCAACAAAACAGAAATACATAACGTTCCAAACATTATCACCCCTACTCGACTTCAAGAATATGGTGTGGGTATTTTTATGGCTGCTTCAACTAAATCAGCATTAAAAAAGGTTTTAAAAAAAGGCTATGTTACCGTTAATGATCAACTAGCAACCACTGCAACCTTTATTAAAGGAGGAGAAATTATACAATTAACTATTCCTAATGAAATTAAATCAACTAAAAAATTAATTTTTCCACTTCAAGTAATTTATGAAGACGATTATTTAGCAATAGTATACAAACCTGCTGGTATTTTAGTAAGTGGTAATAGTTTTAAAACTATCGCAAATGCATTACCTCAAAATATTCAGCAAAGCAAACTACCAGATGCAACCATACCTCAACCTGTTCACCGATTGGATTACGGAACTACTGGAGCTTTATTAATTGGAAAAACAAACAATGCTGTCCGACTTTTAAATAAACTATTTGAAAATAAAGAGATAAAAAAAACATACTATGCTGTTGCTATTGGTAAAATGCCTTTGCATAGAACTATTTCAACACCAATAGATTTGAAAGAATCACTAACTGATTATTCAGTACAAGAAGCTGTGTTCTCTGAAAAATATGAGATTTTGAACTTAGTAAAGTTAACTCCTAAAACTGGTAGAAGGCATCAAATTAGAAAGCATTTAGCAAACATTGGAACCCCTATATTGGGTGATCAAGATTATGGAAAAAAAGGCTTCATACTAAAAGGGAAAGGAATTTATTTACACGCTTATTCATTAGAATTCATACATCCTTTTTTCAATAAAAAATTGTATTTTACAGCAACAATACCTAAAAAATTCACAAAAATTTTCTCAAAATTAGATGATTAGAGCTTATTCAACAACAGACAAATCGCAATTAATAGAAATACTTCGAAAAAACATCCCTGAATTTTTTGATTATTCTGAAGAAAAAGATTTTAAAAACTACTTAGATAATGAATTAGAAGATTACTTTGTGTATGAAGAAAATGGTAAAATTATAGGTTCTGGAGGAATTAATTATTATACACATGAAAAAACTGCCCGAATATCATGGGACATTATTGATCCAAAAACTCAAGGAAAAGGCATTGGAAAAAAGTTAACACAGTTCAGAATTAATCATATTAATAATAATATTGAGATTGACAAGATTATTGTAAGAACTTCCCAACTTGCCTATAAATTCTATGAAAAAATGGGCTTTCAATTGGTTAGTATTGAAAAGGATTTTTGGGCTAAAGATTTTGATCTTTACCTTATGGAAATGAAAAACAACTCCATTTAAGAGATTTGATAAAAATCCGCTTTGTTATAAATAAATTGCTCATAATATCCTGTATATTTGACCACTTAATAAACTAGTAGTTAAAAACGATTAATGATGAATATACAAGACGCACAAAAACAAGTTGATGATTGGATAAAAAACCATGGCGTTCGTTATTTTAATGAACTTACCAATATGGCACAATTAACAGAAGAAGTTGGTGAAGTAGCCAGAATCATTGCGCGTCGTTATGGAGAACAAAGCGAGAAGGAAAGTGATAAACAAAAGGATTTAGGAGAAGAATTAGCCGATGTAGTTTTTGTAGTACTTTGTTTAGCCAATCAAACTGGTGTTAATTTACAAGAAGCTTTTGATAAAAAGTTGGACATAAAAACCAAAAGAGATCACGACCGTCATCATAATAATGAAAAACTAAAATAAATGAGTCTTTTCAAAAAAATGAAATCCGTTGGTTATTGGAAAAATTTTGCTAGAATAGCCGTTCCTTTCTTTTTAATATTCGTAGTTATTTCTTTACTTTGGAACAGTGGAAAGGCAATTTTTTCAGGTGATTTTCAAACGGTTTTTGAACATCAATTTAGTCAAGGAAAATGGCTTCCCTTTTTTGCCAGTAAAATACTAGGAAGTATTATTTACGGTATTTGGATGACCAACAAACACACTAAGTAACACCATATGAACTTACAACTAAACACAAAATCTACAACACTAAATACTGAAATTACCATTTCAGGATCTAAAAGTGAGTCAAATAGAGCGCTCATTTTACAACAATTATACCCAAACATACATATTGAAAACATTTCAGATTCAGATGATAGTCACCATATGCAAGAAGCTTTAGCTTCTTCTGAAGAAGTTACAGATATTGGGCATGCTGGAACTACGATGCGTTTTTTAACCGCTTTTTACGCTACACAAGAAGGTGTAACTAAAATAATGCAAGGTTCAGAACGTATGCACAATCGTCCTATAGCTATTTTAGTAGATGCTTTACGTTCTTTAGGAGCCAACATTACATACTTGGAAAAAGATGGTTATCCACCATTAAAAATAGTTGGACAAAAACTCACACAAAGTAAAGTAGCTATTAACGGAAACGTTAGTAGTCAGTATATTTCAGCTTTAATGCTAATAGCTCCAAGCTTACCTAATGGACTAGAAATAGAATTAGTAGGCAAAATCACTTCAGTTCCATATATAAATATGACCTTAGCCTTATTACACCAAATAGGTATTGACGCTAACTTTACGGAACAAACAATTACGGTAGCTTCAAAATCTACAATTGAAGATACAACAATTGTTATAGAATCCGATTGGAGTTCTGCTTCTTATTTTTACTCCTTAGTTGCTTTAAGTGAATTAAACTCTAAAGTAAAACTATCTGCATATAAAAATAACAGCTTACAAGGAGATAGTGTATTAGCTGATATTTACCAACATTTTGGAGTAAATACAGAATTTGAACAAAATAGTATTACACTAACCAAAACAGCTACTCATAATTCAGAAAAGTTAATTCAGGATTTAAAAAATGCACCTGATATAGCACAAACTATTTCGGTTACTTGCTTTGGTTTGGGTATAGCATGTGATTTAACAGGCTTACACACTTTAAAAATCAAAGAGACAGACAGGTTAGAAGCGTTAAAAGAAGAACTTACTAAATTAGGAGCAACTATTTCTGTTACTAATGAAAGTTTACATTTAGAACCTTCAACTGAAATTCATAAAAACATTGCCATTGCAACTTATAATGATCATAGAATGGCTATGGCTTTTGCTCCGTTAGCACTTAAAACTACTATTGAAATTTTAGATGCAGAAGTAGTTACAAAATCATACAGAAGTTTTTGGAATGACATGCAGGAAATACAAATAGAAACCTCTGAGATATAAAATAATATAGGAATCGCTTGACAACGCCTATTTTGATATTGTATATTTGCCATCGTTTAGAAAATTTTACAAATGAAATTATCAAATTTTGATTTTGAATTGCCACAAGAGTTATTGGCAGAGTACCCATCAGAGCATAGAGATGAAGCGCGTTTAATGGTATTACACCGTGATACGCAAAAAATTGAACATAAATTATTCAAAGATTTAATCAATTATTTTGATGAAGGAGATGTAATGATGTTAAACAATACGAAAGTTTTTCCAGCCCGTATGTTTGGGAATAAGGAAAAAACAGGAGCTCGTATTGAAGTATTCTTATTACGTGAATTAAATGCTGAGAACCGTTTGTGGGATGTATTAGTAGATCCTGCTCGTAAAATCAGAATTGGAAATAAATTATTCTTTGGTGAAGATGAGAGTTTAGTTGCTGAAGTTATAGATAATACTACTTCACGAGGTAGAACTTTACGTTTTCTTTTTGACGGATCATATGAAGAATTTCGTAAAAAGTTAATTGAGTTAGGTGAAACTCCTTTGCCTAAATACATTAAACGTGACGTAGAACCTGAAGATGAGCAACGTTATCAAACTATATTTGCTAAGCATGAAGGAGCAGTAGCTGCACCAACTGCAGGATTACACTTTTCTAAACACTTAATGAAACGTTTAGAAATTAAAGGAATTGATTTTGCAGAAATGACCTTGCATGTTGGGCTAGGTACTTTCAACCCTGTTGAAGTAGAAGATTTATCTAAACATAAAATGGACTCTGAGCAAATTGTAATTCCTGAAGAAAGTGCTAGAATTGTAAACAATGCTATTGAAACTAAACGTAGAGTATGTGCTATTGGTACTACTGTTATGCGTACTGTAGAATCTTCTGTTTCTGCTAATAAAAGGCTGAATACCTATACAGGGTGGACTAATAAGTTTATTTTCCCTCCATATGATTTTAGTATTGCTAATTGTATGGTAACAAACTTCCACACACCAAAATCAACGTTATTAATGATGGTGTCTGCTTTTGCAGGGCATGACTTTATGATGGAAGCCTATCAAGAAGCAGTTAAAGAAAAATATAAATTTTATTCTTACGGTGATGCTATGTTAATTCTATAATTAATATAATTTACATAACTTTTTAAAGCTCCATTTTACAATGGAGCTTTTTTGTTTTTCATTATATTAAAATAATGTTAATCTTTATTATAAATTAATTTTCATCTTTCAAAAAAAACAGTACCTTTAGAATCTGAAAATAAAAAAGTTATTAACCTTATTAAAATTACTATGCGTAAAAAATTACACTCTAAACTTACAATTTAAAATACGCTTACTTTAAGCGAAACCACCCTAAATTTATTGTCCCTCATAAACTTTATGTTCCGTACAGTAAAGTCTGTTTTATTTATATAAATAGTTTTCACTATCTATAAATGAAAATATCTTATTGTTTGGAAATCAAATTAAAAACCAAATACATAATAACCATAAATGATGAGAAAATTTACTTTATTATTGCTTTTTACGTGCACAATTGTGCTCTCTCAAAACACCTATGTTCCTGATGATAACTTTGAACAAGCCTTAATTGATTTAGGCTATGATTCTGGAAGTTTAGACGATTACGTTCCTACTGCAAACATTAGTGGACTTACAAAACTGAATCTTAACCTAAAAGATATTAAAAATCCTACTGGTATTCAAGATTTTGTTTCTTTAGAAGAGCTTTCTC encodes the following:
- a CDS encoding GNAT family N-acetyltransferase, which gives rise to MIRAYSTTDKSQLIEILRKNIPEFFDYSEEKDFKNYLDNELEDYFVYEENGKIIGSGGINYYTHEKTARISWDIIDPKTQGKGIGKKLTQFRINHINNNIEIDKIIVRTSQLAYKFYEKMGFQLVSIEKDFWAKDFDLYLMEMKNNSI
- a CDS encoding RluA family pseudouridine synthase; translated protein: MAASTKSALKKVLKKGYVTVNDQLATTATFIKGGEIIQLTIPNEIKSTKKLIFPLQVIYEDDYLAIVYKPAGILVSGNSFKTIANALPQNIQQSKLPDATIPQPVHRLDYGTTGALLIGKTNNAVRLLNKLFENKEIKKTYYAVAIGKMPLHRTISTPIDLKESLTDYSVQEAVFSEKYEILNLVKLTPKTGRRHQIRKHLANIGTPILGDQDYGKKGFILKGKGIYLHAYSLEFIHPFFNKKLYFTATIPKKFTKIFSKLDD
- the queA gene encoding tRNA preQ1(34) S-adenosylmethionine ribosyltransferase-isomerase QueA, which produces MKLSNFDFELPQELLAEYPSEHRDEARLMVLHRDTQKIEHKLFKDLINYFDEGDVMMLNNTKVFPARMFGNKEKTGARIEVFLLRELNAENRLWDVLVDPARKIRIGNKLFFGEDESLVAEVIDNTTSRGRTLRFLFDGSYEEFRKKLIELGETPLPKYIKRDVEPEDEQRYQTIFAKHEGAVAAPTAGLHFSKHLMKRLEIKGIDFAEMTLHVGLGTFNPVEVEDLSKHKMDSEQIVIPEESARIVNNAIETKRRVCAIGTTVMRTVESSVSANKRLNTYTGWTNKFIFPPYDFSIANCMVTNFHTPKSTLLMMVSAFAGHDFMMEAYQEAVKEKYKFYSYGDAMLIL
- a CDS encoding 3-phosphoshikimate 1-carboxyvinyltransferase, which codes for MNLQLNTKSTTLNTEITISGSKSESNRALILQQLYPNIHIENISDSDDSHHMQEALASSEEVTDIGHAGTTMRFLTAFYATQEGVTKIMQGSERMHNRPIAILVDALRSLGANITYLEKDGYPPLKIVGQKLTQSKVAINGNVSSQYISALMLIAPSLPNGLEIELVGKITSVPYINMTLALLHQIGIDANFTEQTITVASKSTIEDTTIVIESDWSSASYFYSLVALSELNSKVKLSAYKNNSLQGDSVLADIYQHFGVNTEFEQNSITLTKTATHNSEKLIQDLKNAPDIAQTISVTCFGLGIACDLTGLHTLKIKETDRLEALKEELTKLGATISVTNESLHLEPSTEIHKNIAIATYNDHRMAMAFAPLALKTTIEILDAEVVTKSYRSFWNDMQEIQIETSEI
- a CDS encoding nucleotide pyrophosphohydrolase; translated protein: MNIQDAQKQVDDWIKNHGVRYFNELTNMAQLTEEVGEVARIIARRYGEQSEKESDKQKDLGEELADVVFVVLCLANQTGVNLQEAFDKKLDIKTKRDHDRHHNNEKLK